One window of the Fusobacterium sp. SYSU M8D902 genome contains the following:
- a CDS encoding DUF262 domain-containing protein has product MENISSKLIIRGESVERIYSLYTNKKLIVNRRYQRKLVWTIDEKRSFIDSIIKGFPIPLILLAEKEEKYEIIDGMQRLDTITSFINGAFDIEGKYFDLETMAGTKLLLDNSSLKQNFPKLERDICVKIVQYVFPISSYRDTTEKVVDEIFRRINSNGKKLSKQELRQAGTTGRFSDLVRNISSKIRGDVSVEDILPLNDMKKISLKSGNDIGEGINVDDIYWIKQSIIRKAQIRESKDEEIVADIVASILTDFTVGSSSKILDEFYDETSSRKGEIENGLQIKGFEIGNFIKVYDEINKILDISNKTFVSLFFSDEKDKASRYYIVLFLCIYKLMIIENKKIKNYKGLVEAIDKIYDSITLSKGGGNWSAKEKYNAVNSTKGVIEKFFEKNTVSINVAYESWITELENILTLSKIENTLYDFKQGFYNIKTKQFDTNCFSKVIKTLTAISNIGGNIEGYVIIGISDNENSSKNYEKEYQVKNIKFSNFYINGIDKEAEIEFKNIDDYFGKIIQLIKKEPISDNFKSYLVSNIKMMKYKNDKSILVFKTKAHDMPELYDNNYYIREGNNTEQIPVPQLHLLFNRFSKV; this is encoded by the coding sequence ATGGAAAATATAAGTAGTAAATTAATAATTCGTGGAGAAAGTGTAGAAAGAATTTATTCTTTATATACTAATAAAAAACTAATAGTTAATAGAAGATATCAAAGAAAATTAGTTTGGACAATAGATGAGAAAAGAAGTTTTATTGATTCAATTATTAAAGGATTTCCAATTCCATTGATTTTATTAGCTGAAAAAGAAGAAAAATATGAAATAATTGATGGAATGCAACGTTTAGATACTATAACTTCTTTTATTAATGGAGCCTTTGATATAGAAGGAAAATATTTTGATTTAGAAACAATGGCAGGAACAAAATTATTATTAGATAATAGTAGTTTAAAGCAAAATTTCCCAAAATTAGAAAGAGATATTTGTGTAAAAATAGTCCAGTATGTATTTCCTATATCAAGTTATAGAGATACAACAGAAAAAGTAGTAGATGAAATCTTTAGAAGGATTAACTCTAATGGTAAAAAATTATCTAAACAAGAACTTAGACAAGCAGGAACAACGGGAAGATTTTCTGATTTAGTAAGAAATATCTCCTCAAAAATAAGAGGAGATGTTTCTGTAGAAGATATTTTACCATTAAATGATATGAAAAAGATAAGTTTAAAAAGTGGTAATGATATTGGAGAAGGAATTAATGTTGATGATATTTACTGGATAAAACAAAGTATTATAAGAAAGGCTCAAATAAGAGAATCAAAAGATGAAGAAATAGTAGCAGATATAGTTGCATCTATTTTAACAGATTTTACAGTAGGTTCAAGTAGTAAAATTCTTGATGAATTTTATGATGAAACTTCTTCAAGAAAAGGAGAAATAGAGAATGGATTACAAATCAAAGGATTTGAAATAGGAAATTTTATTAAAGTTTATGACGAAATAAATAAAATTCTTGATATATCTAATAAAACTTTTGTAAGCTTATTCTTTTCAGATGAAAAAGATAAAGCTTCTAGATATTATATTGTTTTATTTTTATGTATATATAAATTAATGATTATAGAAAATAAGAAGATTAAAAATTATAAAGGTTTAGTTGAAGCAATAGATAAAATATATGATAGTATTACATTATCAAAAGGAGGAGGAAATTGGAGTGCTAAAGAAAAATATAATGCTGTAAATTCTACTAAAGGGGTTATAGAAAAATTTTTTGAAAAAAATACAGTATCTATAAATGTTGCTTATGAATCTTGGATTACAGAATTAGAGAATATTTTAACCCTTTCTAAAATCGAGAATACTTTATATGATTTCAAACAAGGATTTTATAATATAAAAACTAAACAATTTGATACCAATTGTTTTTCAAAAGTAATAAAAACATTAACTGCAATTTCAAATATTGGTGGAAATATTGAAGGATATGTAATTATTGGTATTTCTGATAATGAAAATTCTTCTAAAAACTATGAAAAAGAATATCAAGTAAAAAATATTAAATTTTCAAATTTTTATATAAATGGAATAGATAAAGAAGCTGAGATAGAATTTAAAAATATTGATGATTATTTTGGAAAAATTATTCAATTAATAAAGAAAGAACCAATAAGTGATAATTTTAAATCATATTTAGTTTCAAATATAAAAATGATGAAATATAAAAATGATAAAAGTATTTTAGTTTTTAAAACTAAAGCACACGATATGCCAGAATTATATGATAATAATTATTACATCAGAGAAGGAAATAATACTGAACAAATTCCTGTTCCTCAACTTCATTTACTTTTTAACAGATTTAGCAAAGTATAA
- a CDS encoding restriction endonuclease subunit S — translation MKSKLEELIEKLCPNGVEWKELEKCCNILDNKRKPISKANRQAGKYPYYGANGIQDYVIDYIFDGKFVLVGEDGSVLTKNGNPVVTWGEGKIWVNNHAHVISEIAQVSLRYLFHFLQTINISSLIKGNIPKLTGKDFKSLLIPIPPIEVQEEIVRILDKFTELTTELTTELTTELTLRKQQYEHYRDELLTFGDEVEWKSLREIGELVRGNGLPKTDFTEAGVPAIHYGQIYTYYGTSTVDTKSFVSEETAKKLKKVNYGDVVITNTSENLKDVGKALLYLGEKQAVTGGHATIFKPSNFILGKFFVYISQSQIFINQKSRYAKGTKVIDVSASDMSKFKIPLPPLEEQQRIVDILDRFDILVNDIKEGLPAEIEMRQKQYEYYRDKLLNFKKLN, via the coding sequence ATGAAAAGTAAACTAGAGGAATTAATAGAGAAACTTTGTCCCAATGGGGTAGAGTGGAAAGAATTAGAGAAATGTTGTAATATACTAGATAATAAACGTAAACCAATATCAAAAGCAAATCGACAAGCAGGAAAATATCCATATTATGGAGCTAATGGGATACAAGATTATGTGATAGATTATATATTTGATGGAAAATTTGTTTTAGTAGGAGAAGATGGGAGTGTATTAACTAAAAATGGAAATCCTGTTGTAACTTGGGGAGAAGGAAAAATTTGGGTAAATAACCATGCTCATGTTATTTCAGAGATAGCTCAAGTATCATTAAGATATTTATTTCATTTTTTACAAACAATCAATATTTCTTCATTAATAAAAGGAAATATTCCTAAGTTAACAGGTAAAGATTTTAAATCACTATTAATCCCAATTCCACCAATAGAAGTTCAAGAGGAAATAGTAAGAATACTAGATAAATTTACAGAGCTGACAACAGAGCTGACAACAGAGCTGACAACAGAGCTGACACTAAGAAAACAACAATATGAACATTATAGAGATGAGTTATTGACTTTTGGAGATGAGGTTGAGTGGAAAAGTTTAAGGGAGATAGGAGAGCTTGTTAGAGGGAATGGACTCCCTAAAACAGATTTTACAGAAGCTGGAGTACCTGCGATACATTATGGACAAATTTATACATATTATGGAACTTCAACAGTTGATACAAAATCTTTTGTTTCAGAAGAAACAGCTAAAAAGTTAAAGAAAGTTAATTATGGAGACGTTGTAATAACAAATACAAGTGAAAATTTAAAAGATGTTGGAAAAGCTCTTTTGTATTTAGGAGAGAAACAAGCTGTTACAGGTGGACATGCAACAATATTTAAACCTTCAAATTTTATTTTGGGGAAATTTTTTGTGTATATTTCACAATCTCAAATTTTTATAAACCAAAAATCTAGGTATGCAAAAGGGACTAAAGTAATTGATGTATCAGCTTCAGATATGTCAAAATTTAAAATTCCACTTCCACCATTAGAAGAACAACAAAGAATAGTCGATATTCTTGATAGATTTGATATTTTAGTTAATGATATAAAAGAGGGATTACCTGCTGAAATAGAGATGAGACAAAAACAGTATGAATACTATAGAGATAAACTTTTAAATTTTAAAAAATTAAATTAA
- the dinD gene encoding DNA damage-inducible protein D: protein MDIQLYNEKTFEEIKHIDENGNEYWLARELQDILEYKEWRNFIKVIEKARESVKTSEINTFDHFVDVNKTIEMPKNAEKVIYDIMLTRYACYLIVQNGNPRKKMIALGQQYFAVQTRKQELEEKEFGELTEEQRRLKLRNDVKGFNKKLAKAAQDSGVKNYGSFQNSGYRGLYGGETAEDIRKRKQLDKKEEILDHMGSTELAANFFRITQTEERLKKGDIKEQRKANDVHYNIGKKVRETMEEISGILPEELPTPEKSIKQIEREQKGLKKK from the coding sequence ATGGATATACAGCTTTATAACGAAAAAACTTTTGAAGAGATTAAACATATTGATGAAAATGGGAATGAATATTGGCTTGCGAGGGAACTACAAGATATTTTGGAATATAAAGAATGGAGAAACTTTATAAAAGTTATTGAAAAAGCAAGAGAGTCTGTAAAAACATCTGAAATTAATACTTTTGATCATTTTGTTGACGTCAACAAAACGATAGAGATGCCTAAAAATGCTGAAAAAGTGATATATGACATCATGCTAACAAGATATGCTTGCTATTTGATTGTACAAAATGGAAATCCTAGAAAGAAGATGATAGCATTAGGACAACAATATTTTGCTGTTCAGACAAGAAAACAAGAGTTAGAAGAGAAAGAATTTGGTGAATTAACTGAGGAGCAAAGAAGATTAAAACTTAGAAATGATGTAAAAGGATTTAATAAAAAATTGGCAAAGGCGGCTCAAGATAGCGGTGTTAAAAATTATGGCTCTTTTCAAAATAGTGGATATAGAGGACTATATGGTGGAGAAACAGCAGAAGATATTAGAAAAAGAAAGCAACTAGACAAAAAAGAAGAGATTTTAGACCATATGGGTTCAACAGAATTAGCAGCTAATTTTTTTAGAATTACTCAAACAGAGGAGAGACTTAAAAAAGGGGATATAAAAGAGCAGAGAAAAGCGAATGATGTCCACTATAATATAGGAAAGAAAGTAAGAGAAACTATGGAAGAGATAAGTGGGATTTTACCTGAAGAACTACCAACACCTGAAAAGAGTATAAAGCAGATAGAGAGGGAACAGAAAGGATTGAAGAAAAAATAG
- a CDS encoding type I restriction-modification system subunit M, protein MSSGIQRAELQSQIWKIANEVRGAVDGWDFKQYVLGTLFYRFISENFSSFIEAGDDSFKYSELNDEIITEEIKKDAIKTKGYFIYPSQLFINITKSAGENENLNTDLKNIFSEIEKSAVGFPSEKDIKGLFADFGTTSNRLGTTVKEKNQRLAAVIKGVAGLNFGEEFEKNHIDLFGDAYEFLISNYAANAGKSGGEFFTPQCVSKLIAKLATYGKNKINKVYDPAAGSGSLLLQVKKQFGDKNIEDGFFGQEINHTTYNLARMNMFLHNVNYDKFDIALGNTLINPQHTSDKPFDAIVSNPPYSVNWVGSDDPTLINDERFAPAGVLAPKSKADFAFVLHCLNYLSGSGRAAIVCFPGIFYRGGAEQKIRKYLVDNNYIETVISLAPNLFYGTSIAVNILILSKAKGNNTKTQFIDASGEEFFKKETNNNVLEAEHIKKILEIFEKKEDIQYISKMVDNRKIEEENYNLSISAYVEAKDTREIIDIKELNEKLKKTVSNIDKLRIEIDKIIEEIEG, encoded by the coding sequence ATGTCAAGTGGAATACAAAGAGCCGAGTTACAATCTCAAATTTGGAAAATAGCAAATGAAGTTCGTGGAGCTGTAGATGGTTGGGATTTTAAACAATATGTTTTAGGAACTCTTTTTTATAGATTTATTAGTGAGAATTTCTCTAGTTTTATAGAAGCTGGAGATGATAGTTTTAAATATTCAGAGCTTAATGATGAAATTATAACTGAAGAAATTAAAAAAGATGCAATCAAAACAAAAGGATATTTTATCTATCCTAGTCAACTATTTATTAATATTACAAAAAGTGCTGGAGAGAATGAAAATTTAAATACAGATTTAAAGAATATCTTTTCAGAGATAGAAAAATCAGCAGTTGGATTCCCTTCTGAAAAAGATATAAAAGGATTGTTTGCTGATTTTGGCACAACAAGTAATAGGTTAGGAACAACAGTAAAAGAAAAAAATCAACGTTTAGCAGCTGTAATAAAAGGTGTTGCTGGACTTAATTTTGGAGAAGAGTTTGAAAAAAATCATATAGATTTATTTGGAGATGCTTATGAATTTTTGATATCTAATTATGCTGCTAATGCTGGAAAATCAGGAGGAGAGTTTTTTACACCTCAATGTGTTTCAAAGTTAATAGCTAAATTAGCAACATATGGAAAAAATAAAATAAACAAAGTTTATGATCCAGCAGCAGGATCAGGTTCATTACTATTACAAGTAAAAAAACAGTTTGGAGATAAAAATATAGAGGATGGATTCTTTGGGCAGGAGATAAATCATACTACATATAACCTTGCTCGTATGAATATGTTTTTACACAATGTAAACTATGATAAATTTGATATTGCTTTAGGAAATACTTTAATAAATCCTCAACATACAAGTGATAAACCTTTTGATGCTATTGTATCTAATCCACCATATTCAGTTAATTGGGTAGGAAGTGATGACCCAACTCTAATAAATGATGAAAGATTTGCTCCAGCAGGAGTATTAGCACCTAAATCTAAAGCAGATTTTGCCTTTGTACTTCATTGTTTAAATTATCTCTCTGGTAGTGGTAGAGCTGCAATAGTTTGTTTCCCAGGAATTTTTTATCGTGGAGGAGCAGAGCAAAAGATTAGAAAATATTTAGTAGATAATAACTATATTGAAACAGTTATTTCATTAGCACCTAATCTTTTCTATGGAACATCAATAGCTGTAAATATATTGATTTTGTCTAAGGCTAAAGGAAATAATACAAAAACTCAATTTATAGATGCAAGTGGAGAGGAGTTTTTTAAGAAAGAAACAAATAACAATGTTTTAGAAGCTGAACATATTAAAAAGATACTAGAGATTTTTGAGAAAAAAGAGGACATTCAATATATTTCAAAAATGGTAGATAACAGAAAAATCGAGGAAGAAAACTACAATCTTTCTATAAGTGCCTATGTTGAAGCTAAGGACACAAGGGAAATTATAGATATAAAAGAATTAAATGAGAAACTTAAGAAAACTGTATCTAATATTGATAAACTTCGTATAGAGATAGATAAAATTATTGAGGAGATAGAGGGTTAG
- a CDS encoding ferritin family protein — MAKWRCKVCGEIITDETLTQCPVCKAGKDKWEEVVESGERVWATEHKVGEGLACGDEEIIAGLRANFEGECTEVGMYLAMSRVADREGYPEVAEAYKRIAFEEAEHAAKFAELLGECVTASTEENLSRRVEAEYGATSGKFDIAKRAKQLGFDAIHDTVHEMAKDEARHGRAFAGLLERYFGKKF, encoded by the coding sequence ATGGCAAAATGGAGATGTAAAGTATGTGGAGAAATTATAACTGATGAGACATTAACTCAATGTCCTGTATGTAAAGCTGGAAAAGACAAATGGGAAGAAGTTGTTGAGTCAGGAGAAAGAGTTTGGGCAACTGAGCACAAAGTAGGAGAAGGATTAGCTTGTGGAGATGAAGAGATAATCGCTGGATTAAGAGCTAACTTTGAAGGAGAGTGTACAGAAGTTGGAATGTACCTAGCAATGTCAAGAGTAGCAGATAGAGAAGGATATCCAGAAGTAGCAGAAGCTTACAAGAGAATCGCTTTTGAAGAGGCTGAGCACGCAGCTAAATTTGCTGAGTTATTAGGAGAGTGTGTAACTGCTTCTACTGAAGAGAACTTATCAAGAAGAGTTGAAGCTGAGTACGGAGCAACTTCAGGAAAATTTGATATCGCTAAGAGAGCTAAACAATTAGGATTCGACGCTATCCACGATACAGTTCACGAAATGGCTAAAGACGAAGCTAGACACGGAAGAGCTTTCGCAGGATTATTAGAGAGATATTTCGGGAAAAAATTCTAA
- a CDS encoding SDR family oxidoreductase — protein sequence MKNVLITGATSGIGLAISKKFLDMGYSVYGVGRDFSKVSIESERFFPIVCDLVKYQNIEELVRKLKKEVEIDILVNCAGVGYFGPHEEISPTKLHKMIALNLEAPLVLTQLLLRDLKKRKGTVINISSITATKSSTYGCAYSATKAGLLHFSKGLFDEVRKTGVKVISILPDITKTSFYDELNFREGDEEESYILPECVANAVESLFLQREGTVITEIIIQPQKHIIKRK from the coding sequence ATGAAAAATGTTTTGATAACAGGGGCTACTTCTGGAATAGGATTAGCTATCTCAAAAAAATTTCTAGATATGGGATATTCAGTGTATGGTGTTGGAAGAGATTTTTCTAAAGTGAGTATTGAGAGTGAGAGATTTTTTCCAATAGTTTGTGATCTTGTGAAATATCAAAATATAGAGGAGTTAGTGAGAAAATTAAAAAAAGAGGTGGAAATAGATATACTTGTAAATTGTGCAGGAGTAGGATATTTTGGACCACACGAAGAGATTAGTCCCACAAAACTTCACAAGATGATAGCTTTAAATTTAGAAGCTCCCTTAGTTTTAACACAATTACTATTGAGAGATTTGAAGAAAAGAAAGGGAACAGTAATAAATATCTCATCTATTACAGCTACAAAGTCAAGTACTTATGGCTGTGCTTACTCAGCAACAAAGGCTGGATTGCTACACTTTTCAAAGGGATTATTTGATGAAGTGAGAAAGACTGGAGTAAAAGTAATCTCTATCCTTCCAGATATAACTAAGACATCTTTTTATGATGAATTAAATTTTAGAGAGGGAGATGAGGAGGAGAGTTACATACTCCCAGAGTGTGTTGCAAATGCTGTAGAAAGCCTATTTTTACAGAGGGAAGGAACAGTTATAACCGAGATAATAATTCAACCTCAAAAGCATATAATAAAAAGAAAATAA
- a CDS encoding spore photoproduct lyase family protein yields the protein PKVCESFGNENFYYSSSVLNCVYDCEYCYLQGVYSSGNIVIFVNLEDMFQEIERILKERSMYICISYDTDLMALEEITGFVKRWYDFVKKHRNLKIELRTKSSSIKVFGELEPNPNFIVAWTISPKEFAKQFEKRAVPFEKRVESAKILIEAGWTVRICFDPMIKVEDFYTVYGEMIDETFKEIDGTKILDVSIGTFRISKEYMKRMKKNRVNSLILNYPFHCQEGVYTYSEAENQEMLDFVKEKILNYVDLEKIFI from the coding sequence TACCTAAAGTTTGTGAAAGTTTTGGGAATGAGAATTTTTACTACTCATCTTCAGTTTTAAACTGTGTGTATGATTGTGAGTACTGCTATCTACAAGGGGTATACTCTTCAGGAAATATAGTTATTTTTGTAAATTTAGAGGATATGTTTCAAGAGATAGAGAGGATTTTAAAAGAGAGATCTATGTATATTTGCATATCGTATGATACAGATTTAATGGCTTTGGAAGAGATAACAGGCTTTGTGAAAAGATGGTATGATTTTGTAAAAAAACATAGGAATTTGAAGATAGAATTGAGAACAAAAAGTTCTAGCATAAAGGTTTTTGGTGAGCTGGAGCCTAATCCTAACTTTATAGTTGCTTGGACAATATCTCCTAAAGAGTTTGCAAAACAGTTTGAAAAAAGAGCTGTACCCTTTGAGAAGAGGGTAGAGTCTGCTAAAATATTGATTGAAGCAGGTTGGACGGTGAGAATTTGTTTTGATCCAATGATAAAGGTAGAAGATTTTTATACTGTTTATGGTGAGATGATAGACGAAACTTTTAAAGAGATAGATGGAACAAAGATTTTGGATGTTAGTATTGGTACGTTTAGAATATCTAAAGAGTATATGAAGAGAATGAAAAAGAATAGAGTAAACTCTCTAATTTTAAACTATCCTTTCCATTGTCAAGAGGGTGTGTATACATATTCAGAAGCTGAAAATCAAGAGATGTTGGATTTTGTAAAAGAGAAAATACTGAATTATGTAGATTTAGAAAAAATATTTATATAG
- a CDS encoding suppressor of fused domain protein gives MKDNNEFEIIDTAGFDAIAKRFKKLYPKVEELHFHAMVSSRLGGDDPLDGISIFRGDGYYHFVTFGFSELYEKESDDMEYSGYGFELTFKLKMNSEQLKRRKKDLDIKDKELKNICSILQELAKYVFESGEIFQPNEYIWTGQKEGIDVSKRSKITGFITTLDQAKEIDTPNGKVQFVELVGATDRELKLIDSGKMKVTELLKKLKTDVTDFSRDSIV, from the coding sequence ATGAAAGATAATAATGAGTTTGAAATAATAGATACTGCTGGATTTGATGCTATTGCAAAAAGATTTAAAAAACTGTATCCGAAAGTGGAAGAGTTACATTTTCACGCTATGGTTTCTTCAAGACTAGGTGGAGATGATCCGTTAGATGGGATCAGTATTTTTAGAGGTGATGGATATTATCATTTTGTAACTTTTGGATTTAGTGAGCTATATGAGAAAGAGTCAGATGATATGGAGTACAGTGGTTATGGATTTGAATTGACTTTTAAATTAAAAATGAATAGTGAGCAATTAAAGAGAAGAAAAAAAGATCTAGATATAAAGGATAAAGAGCTAAAAAATATCTGTTCTATTCTTCAAGAATTAGCTAAATATGTTTTTGAAAGTGGAGAGATATTTCAACCTAATGAATATATTTGGACTGGACAAAAAGAGGGAATAGATGTGAGTAAGAGATCTAAAATAACAGGGTTTATAACAACGTTAGATCAAGCTAAAGAGATTGATACACCCAATGGAAAGGTACAGTTTGTAGAGCTTGTTGGAGCTACTGATAGGGAGTTAAAACTAATAGATAGTGGAAAGATGAAGGTAACTGAGTTATTGAAAAAGTTAAAAACTGATGTTACAGATTTTTCTAGAGATAGTATAGTTTAA